Proteins encoded in a region of the Sphingopyxis sp. OAS728 genome:
- a CDS encoding thermonuclease family protein → MTDGDTLRCGDERIRLVGIDAPEMPGHCRKGRECVAGDPLASKAMLEALIGTGDTACVRTGTDRYGRTLASCSTQGINLSCELVARGGAVIRYGGFPC, encoded by the coding sequence GTGACCGATGGCGATACGCTTCGCTGCGGCGACGAACGGATTCGGCTGGTCGGGATCGATGCTCCCGAAATGCCGGGCCATTGCCGCAAGGGGCGAGAGTGCGTCGCGGGCGATCCATTGGCGAGCAAGGCGATGCTCGAAGCGCTAATCGGTACGGGAGATACCGCATGCGTACGCACCGGAACCGACCGCTATGGCAGGACGCTGGCATCGTGTTCGACCCAAGGCATCAACCTGTCCTGTGAACTTGTCGCGCGCGGCGGGGCAGTCATCCGCTATGGCGGTTTTCCTTGCTAA
- a CDS encoding Mov34/MPN/PAD-1 family protein codes for MTFSIRTITRALLRRSRGIRVDPARWSALLAGLDRRGERCHEAGAFLLGTREGDLREVQDVIFYDDLDPEAYSSGVCILHAPAFAALWSMCRVRGLTVVGDVHTHPGGAFQSEADRTNPMVAREGHIAIIVPNYAIRRPPTERLGIYEYRGNHEWADHSGVRAHRFLHNDFWSTFL; via the coding sequence ATGACCTTCTCAATCAGGACGATTACACGGGCGCTGCTACGGCGTAGCCGCGGCATCCGCGTCGACCCTGCACGCTGGTCCGCGCTGCTGGCCGGACTCGACCGCCGCGGCGAGCGCTGTCACGAGGCGGGCGCCTTCCTCCTTGGGACGCGCGAGGGCGACCTTCGCGAAGTCCAGGACGTCATCTTTTACGACGACTTGGACCCCGAGGCATACAGCTCGGGCGTCTGCATCCTGCACGCGCCCGCATTTGCCGCGCTCTGGTCGATGTGCCGCGTGCGCGGCCTCACCGTCGTCGGCGACGTGCACACCCACCCGGGCGGCGCCTTTCAAAGCGAGGCGGACCGAACCAACCCGATGGTCGCGCGCGAGGGCCACATTGCGATCATCGTGCCGAACTACGCCATCCGCCGTCCCCCGACCGAGCGGCTCGGCATCTACGAATATCGCGGAAATCACGAATGGGCCGACCATTCCGGCGTCCGTGCGCACCGCTTCCTTCACAATGACTTCTGGAGCACGTTTCTATGA
- a CDS encoding ATP-binding protein, protein MSDLKPRERDAIVQALRAGVVPKLGLRHIQVGRAREIEELVRDIDRIAGGGSAIRFIIGEYGSGKTFFLNLIRLVALEKGLVVMFADLAPDRRIHATGGQARGLYAEMARNLATRTKPDGGALASVVERFVAKAQQDGEAEDRSAGDMIRERLAHLEELTGGFDFAQVVRRYWEGHDGNDEELKSAALRWLRGEFATRTDARKALGVRTIVDDASVYDHLKLMSAFVTSAGYKGLLVGLDEMVNLFKLSSAQARNANYEQILRILNDVLQGSAAHLGFLMGGTPEFLMNTRRGLYSYEALQSRLAENSFAREGLVDLSGPVVRLANLTPEDLFVLLSNIRAIMQPGPDALPDEALEAFMTHCSDRIGEAYFRTPRNTVTAFVNLLAVLAQNPGVAWTDLVEALDIGADAGDDMSDVDEAIGAQPVSEDLASFRL, encoded by the coding sequence ATGTCCGACCTGAAGCCGCGCGAGCGCGATGCGATCGTTCAGGCGCTACGCGCCGGCGTCGTGCCCAAATTGGGTCTGCGCCACATTCAGGTCGGGCGGGCACGCGAGATCGAGGAGCTGGTGCGCGACATCGACCGAATCGCCGGTGGCGGATCGGCGATCCGCTTCATCATCGGCGAATATGGCTCGGGCAAGACGTTCTTCCTCAACCTGATTCGGTTGGTGGCGCTCGAGAAGGGCCTCGTCGTGATGTTCGCCGACCTTGCCCCCGATCGGCGCATCCACGCGACCGGCGGACAGGCGCGCGGCCTATATGCCGAAATGGCGCGCAACCTCGCGACGCGCACCAAGCCCGATGGCGGCGCGCTCGCGAGCGTCGTCGAGCGCTTCGTCGCCAAGGCGCAGCAGGACGGCGAGGCCGAGGACCGTTCGGCCGGCGATATGATCCGCGAGCGCCTCGCGCATCTCGAGGAGCTGACCGGCGGCTTCGATTTCGCCCAAGTGGTGCGCCGATATTGGGAGGGGCATGACGGCAACGACGAGGAGCTGAAATCGGCCGCGCTACGCTGGCTGCGCGGCGAGTTCGCGACCCGGACCGATGCGAGGAAGGCGCTTGGCGTGCGCACCATCGTCGACGATGCAAGTGTATATGATCATCTCAAGCTGATGTCGGCCTTCGTCACGAGCGCGGGCTACAAGGGGTTGCTCGTTGGGCTCGACGAGATGGTCAATCTCTTCAAGCTCAGCAGCGCGCAGGCCCGTAACGCCAATTATGAGCAGATTCTGCGCATCCTCAACGATGTGTTGCAGGGCAGCGCGGCGCATCTCGGCTTCCTGATGGGCGGCACGCCCGAATTTCTGATGAACACACGCCGCGGTCTTTACAGCTATGAGGCGCTGCAGTCGCGGTTGGCCGAAAACAGCTTCGCGCGCGAGGGGCTGGTCGATCTTTCGGGCCCGGTCGTTCGTCTCGCCAATCTGACGCCTGAGGATCTATTTGTATTGCTCTCGAACATCCGCGCGATCATGCAGCCCGGCCCCGACGCCCTGCCCGACGAAGCGCTCGAGGCCTTCATGACGCATTGCTCCGACCGGATCGGCGAAGCCTATTTCCGGACCCCGCGCAACACCGTTACCGCCTTCGTCAACCTGCTTGCGGTGCTCGCGCAAAATCCTGGTGTCGCCTGGACGGATCTGGTCGAGGCGCTCGACATCGGCGCGGATGCGGGCGACGATATGAGCGATGTCGACGAGGCGATCGGGGCGCAGCCAGTCAGCGAGGACCTCGCAAGCTTCCGGCTGTGA
- a CDS encoding TerB N-terminal domain-containing protein — protein MKLIRWILFYLLFYVVCSIVAAIALDGLSEGRRALFILLMPIVLVWWQERRRDAKPTEPDPVPLPAIATPTDTPAPQQASRFLDVQRDGPLHSTPAATSASPPVRPSRSHQGWLPAGRTIVIAGRDIGGMVYVGTPPQLTTRGFAEKCRAYIDPANSVAPAGTDPEGHGLSYWPGYSTISSVCRATYLDWLTGGRSDGSVNPGYMFLYFYGLERRFFVDEPEAEEKQLIVAEVERLKALFASNHSVQRYLGEFLDLARISAAGRLSTDDATLRQSILDNRSWDLPLTLKIAIGGAIASEEALSADWLYVWFLCHYEKRLRTPAQRCESEFRALFGQKFDARFPDGLKVTKPRTRLDYRYQAASGEFGGTVQLTANEKPIPDISGLRKPIEIAQEIADEAMDALDKLSRYLGRNPDGRNSLEGHALLPAELRPLFPSSEMDALKDWIADLIAAGGLVPVTDLLARLEGAHSETASKRQLTGAADALARLGCGMAPDPRHSLRAPRIDEPVVLFDLGDMVEGLEYVSGAYLNLLFEIALATFIAQADKKLVEAERRSLKTKVAKAPGISDRERRALAANLDWYFAVPPDMALLRGKLKQVDTEHHVALRAALVAIAHADSVIQSEEVATIEKIYRALGLDPGLVYSDLHAGSDDGPVRVKAAEAGAPGEPIPGELAAKSARLDAARIAAIRTDTQRVSAVLGDIFSAEAEAETGNAADAPGPAAAAQWSGLDAKHRSFAEQIIVRAHWSEEDFARLAAVHGLMPSGALETINEWSFDRFDAALFDEYEGYDVAQEIAAALKADAVKEMN, from the coding sequence ATGAAATTGATCCGATGGATCCTTTTCTATCTCCTATTTTATGTCGTCTGCTCGATCGTGGCGGCGATCGCGCTCGACGGCCTTTCGGAGGGCAGGCGGGCGCTCTTCATTCTTCTGATGCCGATAGTCCTCGTTTGGTGGCAGGAGAGGCGCCGCGACGCCAAGCCGACCGAGCCCGATCCCGTTCCGCTGCCCGCAATCGCGACGCCGACCGACACCCCGGCTCCGCAGCAGGCGTCTCGCTTTCTGGACGTCCAAAGGGACGGCCCGTTACACTCAACGCCCGCAGCCACATCCGCGTCGCCCCCCGTCCGGCCATCACGCTCTCATCAGGGATGGCTTCCCGCGGGCCGAACGATCGTCATCGCTGGACGCGACATCGGCGGCATGGTCTATGTCGGCACGCCGCCGCAGCTGACGACGCGCGGTTTTGCCGAAAAGTGCCGCGCCTATATCGATCCCGCCAATTCGGTGGCCCCCGCCGGCACTGACCCCGAGGGGCATGGCTTGTCCTACTGGCCGGGATATTCGACGATCTCGTCGGTCTGCCGGGCGACCTATCTCGACTGGCTGACGGGCGGCCGCTCCGACGGATCGGTCAACCCCGGTTACATGTTCCTCTATTTCTACGGGCTCGAGCGGCGCTTTTTCGTCGACGAGCCGGAGGCCGAAGAAAAGCAGCTCATCGTTGCCGAGGTTGAGCGGCTGAAAGCGCTCTTCGCGAGCAATCACTCGGTACAGCGCTATCTCGGCGAGTTTCTCGATCTCGCGCGCATTTCGGCAGCGGGCCGGCTCTCGACCGACGATGCAACGCTCCGGCAGTCTATTCTCGACAATCGCAGCTGGGACCTGCCACTGACGCTAAAGATCGCCATCGGCGGCGCGATCGCCAGCGAGGAGGCGCTCAGCGCAGACTGGCTCTATGTCTGGTTCCTATGCCATTATGAAAAGCGCCTCCGGACGCCGGCGCAGCGCTGCGAGTCCGAATTCCGTGCGCTGTTCGGGCAGAAATTCGACGCGCGTTTCCCAGACGGGCTGAAGGTAACGAAACCGCGCACCAGGCTCGATTATCGCTATCAGGCCGCATCGGGAGAATTTGGCGGAACGGTGCAGCTGACGGCGAATGAAAAGCCGATCCCCGACATCTCTGGCCTGCGCAAGCCGATCGAAATTGCGCAGGAGATCGCCGACGAGGCGATGGACGCGCTCGACAAACTCAGCCGCTATCTCGGCCGCAATCCCGACGGCCGGAACAGCCTCGAAGGCCATGCGCTGCTCCCGGCGGAACTCCGCCCACTATTCCCGTCGAGCGAGATGGACGCGCTCAAGGACTGGATCGCGGACCTTATTGCGGCAGGCGGGCTCGTGCCGGTCACTGATCTGCTGGCGCGTCTCGAAGGTGCGCACAGCGAAACCGCCAGCAAGCGCCAGCTCACGGGCGCCGCCGATGCGCTCGCCCGGCTGGGCTGTGGCATGGCGCCCGACCCCCGCCATTCGCTGCGCGCGCCGCGGATCGACGAACCGGTCGTCCTGTTCGATCTTGGCGATATGGTCGAGGGGCTTGAATATGTCTCCGGCGCATATCTGAACCTGCTCTTTGAAATCGCGCTCGCAACCTTCATCGCGCAGGCCGACAAGAAGCTCGTTGAAGCGGAGCGGCGGAGCCTCAAGACAAAGGTCGCGAAGGCGCCAGGCATCAGTGATCGCGAGCGCCGCGCGCTCGCCGCCAATCTCGACTGGTATTTCGCGGTGCCGCCCGACATGGCGCTGCTCCGCGGCAAGCTCAAGCAGGTCGACACCGAGCATCATGTGGCGCTGCGCGCGGCGCTGGTGGCGATCGCGCATGCCGACAGCGTCATCCAGTCCGAGGAAGTCGCAACGATCGAGAAAATCTATCGCGCTCTCGGCCTTGATCCCGGGCTCGTCTATTCAGATCTCCATGCCGGAAGCGACGACGGTCCGGTGCGCGTAAAGGCGGCCGAGGCCGGGGCGCCCGGCGAGCCCATCCCCGGCGAGCTGGCCGCGAAGAGTGCCCGCCTCGATGCCGCGCGGATCGCCGCGATCCGGACCGACACCCAACGCGTGTCGGCAGTGCTCGGCGATATCTTTTCTGCGGAGGCCGAAGCGGAGACCGGTAATGCAGCTGATGCACCCGGTCCCGCGGCCGCAGCGCAGTGGAGCGGGCTCGATGCGAAGCATCGGAGCTTCGCCGAGCAAATCATTGTGCGCGCGCACTGGAGCGAAGAGGATTTCGCACGGCTCGCTGCGGTGCATGGTCTCATGCCTTCGGGTGCACTCGAGACGATCAACGAATGGTCGTTCGACCGGTTCGACGCGGCGCTCTTCGACGAATATGAGGGCTATGATGTCGCGCAGGAAATCGCCGCGGCGCTCAAGGCCGATGCTGTGAAGGAGATGAATTGA
- a CDS encoding DEAD/DEAH box helicase — MTAAFDRLARPIQKWIRGQGWRELRDIQSRAAHVILGSDTDTIIAATTAGGKTEAAFLPLLSQLLDEPGEAVGFEILYIAPLKALITDQARRLADICDEAGILVTPWHGDVSSSVKTRALKQPKGVLLITPESLEALFIRRGLEIARLFAATRAVVIDELHSVLDSERGVQMRSLLTRLEFVVKRPIRRIGLSATLGDMALARHYLRPDRADAVELIEAKGGGSELRLQLRGYVASPDEKDALPVTDAIADHLFAHLRGSDNLVFAGSRQAVEIYADRLRLLCETAHLPQEFYPHHASLAREHRDFVERRLKDAQLPTTAVCTSTLELGIDIGDVACVAQIGAPFSVASCRQRLGRSGRREGKPAVLRQYAIEAKVGAKSNFSDRLRLGLLRSIAAIELLLEGWCEPPRRDTLHLSTLVHQILSLIAERGGARADHLYALLCREGPFRQVEPPLFADVLRAMGAPDARLVEQAAEGLLLLGPEGERLVDHYSFYAVFQTPEEYRLVAAGRELGTLPMDNLVAPGMLLIFSGRRWQVLEVHDCDRVILVKPAAAGVPPIFGGDPGHIHDRVIERMVSLLEGDHVPVYLDEGAKDLLAEARANYARLDFGAENIAWLGENAAILATRAGTLKTMTLALALRGRDFTVQIHDGFLEVFGSEDSPPLDHTLAALAGGEEVDLFGHSPSLLFEKFHPYLTDPLLKLDALSARLDAGALAGLCRQLLHSPRAEPVQTGSI; from the coding sequence GTGACCGCAGCGTTCGACCGGCTGGCGCGGCCGATCCAGAAGTGGATCCGGGGCCAGGGCTGGCGCGAGCTGCGCGACATCCAGTCGCGCGCCGCGCACGTCATTCTGGGGTCGGATACCGATACGATTATTGCGGCGACCACCGCGGGTGGCAAGACCGAGGCGGCCTTCCTGCCGCTCCTCTCGCAGCTGCTCGACGAACCGGGCGAAGCGGTAGGTTTCGAGATCCTCTATATCGCGCCGCTGAAGGCGCTGATTACCGACCAGGCGCGCCGGCTCGCCGACATCTGTGACGAGGCTGGAATCCTCGTCACACCTTGGCACGGCGATGTGTCCAGCAGCGTCAAGACGCGCGCGCTCAAGCAGCCGAAAGGCGTGCTGCTCATCACCCCTGAATCGCTCGAAGCCCTGTTCATCCGGCGGGGACTCGAGATCGCGCGGCTGTTCGCTGCGACGCGCGCCGTCGTGATCGATGAGCTGCACAGCGTCCTCGACAGCGAGCGCGGCGTCCAGATGCGCTCGCTTCTGACCCGCCTCGAATTTGTGGTGAAGCGCCCGATACGCCGGATCGGCCTGTCGGCGACGCTCGGCGACATGGCGCTCGCCCGCCATTATCTCCGGCCGGACCGCGCCGATGCGGTCGAGCTGATCGAAGCGAAAGGCGGCGGGTCGGAGCTGCGCCTCCAGCTGCGTGGCTACGTCGCGAGTCCGGATGAGAAGGACGCCCTGCCCGTCACCGATGCGATCGCCGATCATCTGTTCGCCCATTTGCGCGGGAGCGACAATCTGGTCTTCGCGGGCTCGCGGCAAGCGGTCGAAATCTACGCCGATCGACTCCGTCTGCTCTGCGAGACGGCGCATCTGCCGCAGGAATTCTACCCCCATCATGCAAGCCTCGCGCGCGAACATCGCGATTTTGTCGAGCGCCGCCTCAAGGATGCCCAGCTGCCGACGACGGCGGTCTGCACATCGACGCTCGAACTTGGCATCGACATTGGCGATGTGGCCTGCGTCGCGCAGATCGGCGCGCCCTTCAGCGTGGCATCGTGCCGGCAGAGGCTCGGGCGGTCGGGACGACGCGAGGGAAAGCCCGCAGTCCTTCGCCAATATGCCATCGAGGCCAAGGTCGGCGCGAAGAGCAATTTCTCCGACCGACTGCGGCTCGGCCTGCTGCGGTCGATCGCGGCGATCGAGCTGCTCCTCGAAGGCTGGTGCGAACCGCCGCGGCGGGATACGCTGCATCTCTCGACGCTGGTGCATCAGATCCTTTCGCTGATCGCCGAACGCGGCGGCGCGCGCGCCGACCATCTTTACGCGCTTCTTTGCCGCGAAGGTCCGTTCCGTCAGGTCGAGCCGCCCCTCTTCGCCGACGTGCTGCGCGCCATGGGAGCACCGGATGCGCGGCTTGTCGAACAGGCCGCTGAAGGCTTGCTACTTCTTGGGCCGGAAGGCGAAAGGCTCGTCGACCATTATAGCTTCTACGCCGTGTTTCAGACGCCGGAGGAATATCGCCTCGTCGCCGCCGGACGCGAGCTCGGGACCTTGCCGATGGACAATCTCGTCGCGCCGGGCATGCTTCTGATATTCTCGGGCCGCCGGTGGCAGGTGCTCGAGGTGCATGACTGCGACCGGGTGATCCTGGTCAAGCCTGCAGCGGCGGGGGTCCCGCCGATCTTCGGCGGCGACCCGGGACATATCCATGACCGGGTAATCGAGCGCATGGTGTCGCTGCTCGAGGGCGACCATGTTCCGGTCTATCTGGACGAGGGCGCCAAGGATCTGCTCGCCGAGGCACGCGCCAATTATGCGCGTCTCGATTTCGGAGCGGAGAACATCGCCTGGCTCGGCGAAAATGCTGCAATTCTGGCGACCCGCGCCGGAACGCTCAAGACGATGACGCTCGCCCTCGCCTTGCGCGGACGCGACTTCACCGTCCAGATTCATGACGGATTTCTCGAGGTCTTCGGCAGCGAGGACTCACCGCCGCTCGATCACACGCTCGCCGCGCTTGCCGGGGGCGAGGAGGTGGACCTGTTCGGCCACTCCCCCAGTCTGCTCTTCGAGAAGTTCCATCCTTATCTAACAGATCCCTTGCTGAAGCTAGACGCGTTGTCCGCCCGTCTCGACGCCGGAGCGCTTGCCGGTCTCTGCCGACAACTTCTCCATAGTCCGCGCGCTGAGCCCGTCCAGACGGGTAGCATCTAG